Proteins encoded within one genomic window of bacterium:
- a CDS encoding histone deacetylase: MSTMTTGLVYDDLFLEHGEPWHVENRRRLEAIVARLQGSGLWERMDLLDIQPADENQLLWLHDEDYLEELQFISQRGGGQFDADTIANWATWAAATTAVGSCLGAVQDMLEGGVDNALCLVRPPGHHARPSQAMGFCFLNNVALAAEFALRHSLQRVAIVDYDVHHGNGIQEMFYHRGDVLYASIHQLDIYPGTGTVDEVGVDAGIAQNVNFPLPRGAQNRHYLLALDEVILPLMRRYRPELILVSAGYDGHYADPLASHELTADVYHALTVRLRELAAELCEGRLCVCLEGGYNLDALAHGVENTALALLGDDPIAPDPGAPDVHPDAAARVDDYLQAALDLHKTRLEL; the protein is encoded by the coding sequence ATGTCCACCATGACCACTGGCCTCGTCTACGACGACCTCTTCCTCGAACACGGTGAGCCCTGGCACGTCGAGAATCGGCGGCGGCTGGAGGCCATTGTCGCGCGCCTGCAGGGCAGCGGCTTGTGGGAGCGGATGGACCTGCTCGACATCCAGCCTGCCGATGAGAACCAGCTGCTCTGGCTGCATGATGAGGACTACCTGGAGGAGCTGCAGTTCATCTCCCAGCGCGGTGGCGGGCAGTTCGACGCCGACACCATCGCCAACTGGGCGACCTGGGCTGCCGCCACCACCGCCGTCGGGAGCTGCCTGGGCGCCGTGCAGGACATGCTCGAGGGCGGGGTGGACAACGCCCTGTGCCTGGTTCGCCCGCCGGGCCATCATGCCCGGCCCTCGCAGGCCATGGGGTTCTGCTTCCTCAACAACGTGGCCCTGGCGGCCGAGTTCGCTCTGCGCCACAGCCTGCAGCGCGTGGCCATCGTGGACTACGATGTCCACCACGGTAACGGCATCCAGGAGATGTTCTACCACCGGGGAGACGTGCTGTACGCCTCCATCCACCAACTGGACATCTATCCCGGCACCGGCACGGTGGACGAGGTCGGCGTGGATGCCGGGATCGCGCAGAATGTCAACTTCCCCTTACCAAGGGGCGCGCAGAATCGACACTACCTTCTGGCCCTCGACGAGGTCATACTGCCGCTCATGCGCCGCTACCGGCCGGAGCTGATTCTCGTCTCGGCCGGCTACGACGGGCACTACGCTGACCCGCTGGCCAGCCACGAGCTGACCGCCGACGTGTACCACGCCCTCACTGTGCGGCTCCGCGAGCTGGCCGCGGAGCTGTGCGAGGGGCGGCTGTGCGTATGCCTGGAGGGCGGGTACAACCTGGACGCGCTGGCCCACGGGGTGGAGAACACCGCGCTGGCGCTGCTGGGCGACGACCCCATCGCGCCGGACCCCGGCGCCCCGGACGTGCACCCCGACGCGGCGGCGCGCGTGGATGACTACCTGCAGGCGGCGCTGGACCTGCACAAGACGAGGCTGGAGCTGTAG
- a CDS encoding sugar phosphate isomerase/epimerase — MKFAICNEIFFYEDKEKWTIRKQFEAAAELGFDGMEISPFTLNDLVQNITDEQKQEIRDASAATGVEVAGIHWLLIGPTGLHGTDPDPAVRARTVAYFEDLVRFGVEIGGQMMVVGSPKQRAIKEGVTFEQAWEWFKEAMAAAGKVGQEADFKVCIEPLYVGTGNNFIYRAEEARKMVQEIGLPNVGVILDTYSGTKEETDLPQAIRDTACCLYHYHCNDHNGLAPGLGDLDFVPYMKALLDINYQRYASIEVFDFKMDAREHAAIGLKTLKAALKAAGG, encoded by the coding sequence ATGAAATTCGCTATCTGCAACGAGATCTTCTTCTACGAGGACAAGGAGAAGTGGACCATCCGCAAGCAGTTCGAGGCCGCGGCGGAGCTGGGCTTCGACGGCATGGAGATCTCACCCTTCACGCTCAACGACCTGGTGCAGAACATCACCGACGAGCAGAAGCAGGAGATCCGTGACGCCTCGGCGGCCACGGGGGTCGAGGTCGCCGGCATCCACTGGCTGCTGATCGGTCCCACGGGCCTGCACGGCACCGACCCGGATCCGGCCGTCCGTGCGCGCACAGTCGCCTACTTCGAGGACCTCGTGCGCTTCGGCGTGGAGATCGGGGGCCAGATGATGGTCGTCGGGTCGCCCAAGCAGCGGGCCATCAAGGAGGGGGTTACCTTCGAACAGGCCTGGGAGTGGTTCAAGGAGGCCATGGCGGCCGCGGGCAAGGTGGGCCAGGAGGCGGACTTCAAGGTCTGCATCGAGCCGCTGTACGTGGGCACCGGCAACAACTTCATCTACCGCGCCGAAGAGGCCCGGAAGATGGTGCAGGAGATCGGCCTGCCCAACGTCGGCGTCATCCTGGATACCTACAGCGGCACCAAGGAGGAGACTGACCTGCCCCAGGCCATCCGCGACACGGCCTGCTGCCTGTACCACTACCACTGCAACGACCACAACGGCCTGGCCCCCGGTCTGGGCGACCTGGACTTCGTGCCCTATATGAAGGCCCTGCTGGACATCAACTACCAGCGGTATGCGAGCATCGAGGTCTTCGACTTCAAGATGGACGCCAGGGAGCACGCGGCGATCGGGCTGAAGACGCTGAAGGCAGCCCTCAAGGCAGCGGGAGGTTAG